The Echinicola rosea genome has a segment encoding these proteins:
- a CDS encoding SusC/RagA family TonB-linked outer membrane protein: MKRKILQLRNPMKKGWWLLSLLCLMVSVGFSQQSQISGLVVDRQGESLPGVNILIKGTTNGTVTDLEGKFSISASSQQTLVFSYLGFTSKEVLVGNQEFLNVTLEEDLSDLDEIVVVGYGTVKKSDLTGSVASVKPDELNLGSLQNIDQMMTGRMPGVQINQNSAEPGGSVNVRIRGVGSINAGNEPLYVIDGMPIDNSPSISGSGSGISDNRNPKNPLNLINPNDIASIEVLKDASATAIYGSRGANGVIMITTKRGSESGTRITYDFSGSIQHMANKVDLLSSREFAQVVNDIEEDSGQSPLYNMDEVAEQTDWLDEITRTGYIQNHNLSVSGGNDKNSFYSSVSYYDQDGIVISSGMERLSARVNAEFKPSDKFKYGINLTNSYVKNDNVPFGTGFNASAGVVNSAMEIDPTVDKFNPDGSPYQDFSIDMDNPLIIADVFTVDENTRLLGSVFGEYSIIPDLNVKLTVGFDKLDARKDTYVQSTTKTGIANGSGIGTIITGEKSNRMVEATVNYNKSWSSHQVNFLAGYTFQDFMNKGFSGSIDGFPSDALLTNNFGLGDTERDDLNSYKNSSKLISYLSRINYIYNGKYYFTFSMRADGSSKFGENNKYGYFPSMALSWKLSEEPFLRNSEVISSLKLRTSWGQTGNQSIGNFQSLSTLGAGGLALINGLQQQGITATRIPNPNLKWETTTQTDVGIDLELWHGRVNLVADYFIRKTDDLLLNLPLPKSSGFNSILDNVGAVENKGVELGIETFNIDRQKFTWTTSFNFTSVKNEVTDLASSEQILQGGLPFTSDITIVTEGQPLNSYYGHVVEGIWQEGEDIANSAQPNAQPGYPKFRDISGPEGVPDGTITDADKTVIGSPFPDFSLGFRNTFRYDRLSLDVFFAGDFGQQLLNQNLLSSLYPIEVRRNRMAVPLLNRWTPENPSTVWPSGVNPTSYGGSTVNSLSVEDATFVRLRNLRLSYDFNVSNHAFIRGANIYLQGSNLLLITDYMGFDPEVNSLNNGANSARADYNSYPNARTYSLGFRLTF, translated from the coding sequence ATGAAAAGAAAAATTCTACAACTACGAAACCCCATGAAGAAGGGCTGGTGGCTATTAAGCCTATTGTGTTTGATGGTATCCGTCGGTTTTTCCCAACAGTCACAGATCAGTGGACTTGTGGTAGATAGGCAAGGAGAAAGCCTACCTGGAGTGAACATATTGATAAAAGGTACCACAAACGGAACAGTGACCGACCTAGAGGGTAAATTTAGCATTAGTGCATCGAGCCAACAAACATTGGTGTTTTCCTATTTGGGATTTACGTCTAAAGAAGTCCTTGTCGGTAATCAGGAATTTTTAAATGTCACACTGGAAGAAGATCTTTCGGATCTGGACGAAATCGTGGTGGTAGGCTACGGTACTGTAAAAAAGAGCGATCTAACAGGATCCGTAGCTTCCGTGAAGCCTGATGAGCTCAATTTGGGATCCTTGCAGAACATCGATCAAATGATGACGGGCAGGATGCCAGGTGTTCAGATCAACCAAAACAGTGCAGAGCCAGGAGGATCCGTAAATGTCAGGATCCGTGGAGTAGGCTCTATCAATGCCGGAAACGAACCGTTATATGTCATTGATGGAATGCCAATCGATAATAGCCCATCCATTTCTGGATCAGGCTCGGGGATCAGTGACAACAGGAACCCCAAAAACCCCCTCAACCTGATCAATCCCAATGATATCGCTTCCATAGAAGTGCTCAAAGATGCATCGGCAACGGCGATCTATGGTTCCAGAGGGGCCAATGGAGTCATTATGATCACTACCAAAAGAGGCTCCGAAAGTGGCACACGAATTACGTATGATTTTTCTGGAAGTATCCAGCACATGGCCAATAAGGTGGATCTTTTGAGTTCACGGGAATTTGCACAAGTGGTAAACGATATCGAAGAGGACAGTGGCCAGTCTCCCCTTTACAACATGGATGAAGTGGCTGAGCAAACAGACTGGCTCGACGAGATCACCAGAACCGGTTATATCCAAAACCATAACCTTTCGGTAAGTGGTGGAAACGATAAAAATTCCTTTTACTCTTCTGTGAGCTATTATGATCAAGATGGTATTGTGATCAGTTCTGGCATGGAGCGGCTTTCTGCTCGGGTAAATGCCGAATTCAAGCCAAGTGACAAATTTAAATACGGTATTAACCTGACCAATTCTTACGTAAAAAATGACAATGTTCCTTTTGGTACAGGTTTTAATGCCAGCGCGGGGGTGGTCAATTCGGCTATGGAAATCGACCCTACTGTTGATAAATTTAACCCAGATGGATCTCCATATCAGGATTTCAGCATCGATATGGACAATCCTTTGATCATTGCCGATGTGTTTACAGTGGATGAAAATACACGGCTGCTGGGAAGTGTATTTGGCGAATACTCCATTATTCCTGACCTCAATGTTAAGTTGACAGTGGGTTTTGACAAATTGGATGCGCGAAAGGACACTTATGTTCAGTCCACCACGAAGACCGGAATAGCCAATGGCAGCGGTATCGGCACGATCATTACCGGTGAAAAATCAAATAGAATGGTCGAGGCCACGGTAAATTATAATAAAAGTTGGTCTTCCCATCAGGTTAATTTTTTGGCGGGATATACCTTTCAGGATTTTATGAACAAGGGATTCAGTGGGAGTATTGACGGGTTTCCTTCAGATGCTTTGCTGACCAATAATTTTGGTTTGGGAGATACAGAAAGGGACGACCTGAACAGTTATAAAAACAGCAGCAAGTTGATTTCTTATCTTTCCAGAATCAATTATATCTATAATGGCAAGTACTATTTCACTTTCTCGATGAGGGCTGATGGCTCTTCTAAATTTGGTGAAAACAATAAATACGGCTATTTCCCAAGTATGGCGTTGTCCTGGAAATTGTCAGAAGAGCCTTTTTTGAGGAATTCAGAGGTGATTTCCAGTTTAAAGTTGAGAACCAGCTGGGGGCAGACCGGAAACCAGAGTATCGGTAATTTCCAATCCCTCTCTACGTTGGGAGCAGGAGGATTGGCACTGATCAATGGCCTACAGCAGCAGGGCATTACCGCTACGAGGATTCCCAATCCCAACCTCAAGTGGGAAACAACCACCCAGACTGATGTGGGCATAGACCTGGAACTTTGGCATGGGCGGGTAAATCTAGTAGCAGATTATTTTATTCGTAAAACCGATGACTTATTGCTCAATTTACCCTTACCCAAATCATCTGGATTTAACTCCATTTTGGATAACGTAGGGGCGGTGGAAAATAAGGGAGTGGAACTGGGTATAGAGACCTTTAACATTGACCGTCAAAAGTTTACTTGGACCACCAGCTTCAATTTTACCAGTGTAAAAAATGAAGTCACCGATCTGGCCAGTAGTGAACAAATCTTGCAGGGCGGACTTCCGTTTACCTCGGATATTACGATCGTAACCGAAGGTCAACCGCTCAACAGCTACTATGGTCATGTTGTGGAAGGAATATGGCAGGAAGGGGAAGACATCGCCAATTCAGCCCAACCGAATGCTCAGCCGGGTTATCCAAAGTTTAGAGACATCAGTGGTCCCGAGGGCGTGCCCGATGGTACCATTACTGATGCTGATAAAACGGTCATAGGAAGTCCCTTTCCTGATTTTTCGTTGGGATTCCGAAATACCTTCCGGTATGATAGGTTAAGCTTGGATGTGTTTTTTGCGGGGGATTTTGGCCAACAGCTGCTTAATCAAAACCTATTAAGTTCACTTTATCCTATTGAGGTGAGGCGGAATCGGATGGCAGTGCCTCTGTTGAACAGGTGGACACCGGAAAATCCTTCTACTGTTTGGCCGTCAGGAGTAAATCCGACCTCGTATGGTGGTAGTACGGTGAACAGTCTATCGGTAGAGGATGCCACGTTTGTGCGATTGAGGAACCTGAGGTTGAGTTACGATTTTAATGTCAGCAACCATGCGTTTATCAGGGGAGCCAATATTTACCTCCAGGGAAGTAATCTCTTGCTTATCACCGATTACATGGGATTTGACCCAGAAGTCAACTCCCTGAACAATGGAGCCAATTCGGCCAGGGCGGATTATAATTCCTACCCCAATGCACGCACGTATAGTTTAGGTTTTAGACTTACCTTTTAG
- a CDS encoding RagB/SusD family nutrient uptake outer membrane protein has translation MKTINIYIAGLLLLSTLNSCEEQLVEEPYDQLIPDNILNNEVGLESLLNSAYGNMQVHRFGLIQWHYLEEGPSDLFFETGGGQGRNAAFIQDFTFDAEHPWIGGAYNGLWNAIRDVNLFLDNVQDVTYTQADKDIRIAEARFIRVFNYYLLVKWFGEVPLILSSTPELYPEKTPASEMNQFIENELRAVADVLPVAQAEENRITKGAALAVLTKFLLNTKQWQKCVGAADEVIALEVYALYPDYKGMFAPENEGNSEFVFVMPQTRDASGMGTEWLSLSLPPAYPEDGPNFAAQFRYYDAFVNSFDANDLRKDLILTHYVRNDGQEVELLGNDNSRSFKFRDPARIGADQENDFPVVRYADILLSKAEALNELQGPNQESIDLINRVRLRAGQNMMMLSLGNFDQAGLRDHILDERGWEFFSEIKRRSDLLRHGKFIERALARGKNAEPYHVLFPFPQSEINANENLVQNEGY, from the coding sequence ATGAAAACAATTAATATATATATCGCTGGGCTTTTACTATTGTCCACATTGAATTCCTGCGAAGAACAGTTGGTAGAGGAGCCCTATGATCAGCTCATTCCTGACAATATCCTAAATAATGAGGTAGGATTGGAGTCTTTATTGAACTCAGCCTATGGAAACATGCAAGTACACCGGTTTGGGCTTATCCAGTGGCATTATCTGGAGGAAGGACCTTCTGATTTGTTTTTTGAAACTGGAGGTGGACAGGGTAGGAATGCCGCTTTTATCCAGGATTTTACCTTCGATGCAGAACATCCTTGGATTGGAGGAGCTTATAATGGGCTCTGGAATGCCATTAGAGATGTGAACTTGTTTTTGGATAATGTACAGGACGTGACCTATACCCAGGCAGACAAGGATATTCGCATAGCGGAAGCACGCTTTATCCGGGTATTCAATTATTACCTTTTGGTCAAATGGTTTGGTGAAGTTCCGTTGATTTTGAGCAGTACGCCAGAATTGTACCCGGAAAAGACCCCTGCAAGTGAGATGAACCAGTTTATTGAAAATGAGCTAAGGGCGGTTGCAGATGTGCTTCCCGTGGCACAGGCGGAAGAAAACAGGATTACGAAAGGGGCGGCATTGGCAGTGCTTACCAAGTTTTTATTAAACACCAAACAATGGCAAAAATGTGTGGGCGCAGCGGATGAGGTGATTGCGTTGGAAGTTTACGCACTTTATCCGGATTATAAGGGGATGTTTGCGCCCGAAAATGAAGGAAATTCGGAGTTTGTTTTTGTCATGCCGCAGACCAGGGATGCATCCGGTATGGGCACTGAGTGGCTGTCCCTTTCTTTACCCCCTGCATATCCTGAAGATGGGCCAAACTTTGCAGCACAATTTCGATATTATGATGCTTTTGTCAATTCCTTCGATGCCAATGATTTGCGAAAAGACCTCATTCTTACCCACTATGTTCGCAATGATGGTCAGGAAGTGGAATTGTTGGGCAATGACAACTCAAGGAGTTTTAAGTTTCGGGATCCAGCCAGAATAGGAGCAGATCAGGAAAATGATTTTCCCGTTGTGAGATATGCGGATATTTTACTTTCCAAAGCAGAGGCTTTAAATGAACTACAAGGTCCTAATCAGGAAAGTATTGATCTGATCAATCGAGTGAGGTTGAGAGCAGGGCAGAATATGATGATGCTATCTCTAGGAAACTTTGACCAAGCCGGATTGAGGGATCATATCCTTGATGAACGTGGATGGGAATTTTTTTCCGAAATCAAGAGGAGAAGTGATCTGCTTCGCCATGGGAAATTCATCGAACGGGCATTGGCAAGGGGCAAAAACGCGGAGCCTTATCATGTCTTGTTTCCATTTCCCCAAAGTGAAATCAATGCTAATGAAAATCTAGTTCAGAATGAAGGATATTGA